From the Argentina anserina chromosome 3, drPotAnse1.1, whole genome shotgun sequence genome, the window GTAAAGTGTAGAGAAAGAAAACTAACCAAACCACCAGACTTTAGTGCAGAGCCCAATAGGCTGGCCCATTGCCCAAGCCCAACATGCCTCACCCCAACCTACCGTATGGTCAAGCAGGAAACTCTGTCGACTGGAACTAGCGTTGCTTAACCTTTGGTGGACGAACCCACCCCTCCACAAACACAAGAGCAAATAATCTAGATCAAGATTATGTCACCTCAAAATCTGACACAGTCTTGGTTTTCAAAGGGAGAAGACAAAGATGACAGATAGAGCACCACAACTGCGATGAGATCTTGGCTGGATCAAACTCAACTATTGTCGGAATTGATCACTAAGGCCAAAACAGATCTTCAGGCCAAGCTCTGCCGCCCATTTCCGAGCGCTGGAACCGACTTCAACGCTGACGAACAAACCTTGCGAGTTTCCTTAAGATCTAAACATATCCTATATCTCCACTAGCGTACGGAGCTTGGATCCGCAACCGTGCTCAACCCGAGGGGGAGCGTCGTTGCCTTAGTTTACCGCGGAGCTTCGTCTTGTCAATATAAGATAACGCCACCTCCACGACGACTCATAGCTCCGGAAAAGAGCAAAGCTTATTTTTCCGATGGCACGTCTAAAATTACGTAAAACTATGCTTACTCACTAATTGATTGATAAAATCAATGAGTAACTATTCACATGTGTTGAAGTTATTAAAACTTTAATATTGTAGAAGTGAAAATGGAATTGGTCTACTCGTATTATTACgaacccctttatataggggaaaTATTACATGGAAATATATCAATCAGTTTAATGGCAATGAATAAGAATTGTCCGTTACATAATTCATATCCATAATtaactatatattaaataCTGATTGCTCAATTGCCTCCGTCAGTTACTTTGACGAAGGCATACTAATAAGGAtataatgtttttcctttaacactcccccttgtgccaAGTCAAAGACACAGTAGTGCGTGAACtgttgcctcattaaaaaccttgccaGATGATAAAAACCCAATGGGACAAAATGAATCTTGGTCTAAGGAAAAAAAGAGTACAACACACTAATGACATGTGTGGGTCCTTAAAGTCTACCCCTCCCTATGACTCTTATTTTAATCAAGAGAGTTCGGAAAGCTTTCGCATTCCTATATCTTTTACATGTTTCTCAAACATAACTTTAGGCAATAACTTGGTGAATAGATCTGCCACATTCTCCTCAGATTTAACTTGGTTTACTTGAATCTTAAGGAGAGCTTGTTGTTGCTGATTGTAGAAAAACTTTGGAGATATATGTTTTGTATTGTCACCCTTGATATAACCTAGCTTCATCTGTTCGATGCAAactgcattatcttcataaatgcacgtaggctCTTCAGTGGTAGAACTTAAACTACTAGTTCCTCGAATATGAGTAATGATGGACCTTAGCCATACGCACTCACGAACCGCCTCATGTAGAGCAATAATCTCTAAGTGGTTCGAAGAGGTAGCCACAAGGGTTTGCTTGgttgatctccaagatattaCCGTTTTTCCAATGgtgaatacataaccagtttgggAACGGCCTTTATGTgggtcagaaagatacccagcaTCAGCGAAACCAACCAAAACATTATTTGGGGTTTCAGAGTAGGGGATAGTAATTTTGTCATCGACCTTTTCTTTAGGAACTGCAATTCCATTCGCGGATCCTCCTATCGTACTATAAGGAAAGAATAAACCCAAGTCAATGGTTCCTTTTAGGTGTCGAAATATGTTCTTGACACCACTCCAATGACGCTGCGTAGGCgctgagctaaatctagctaacaAGTTCATTGAGAATGCAATATATGGTCGAGTACATTGGGCCAAGTACAATAATGCGCCTATTGCACTTAGGTAGGGAGTTTCAGCTCCTAATACCTCTTCGTCCTCTTCTAGTGGGCGAAACGGATCTTTCTTTATATCTAAACTTCGACCGATCATGGGAGTGCTAACAGGGTGCactttgtccatgttaaatCGCCTAAGCATCTTTTGGACATATGCAGACATGTGGATTAGAATTCCACAAGCTCGGTGCTCTAGTTCAAGGCCTAGACAAAACCGATTTTTCCTaagatctttcatctcaaattcggaTTTCAAATAGCTCGTGGTTTCTCTTATTTCATCAAGTGCCTATTATGctcatgtcatcaacatatacaGCTACAATAGCAAATTCGGAACttattttctttataaatACGCAAGGGCACAATTCATTATTCTTATATCCTTTCCCAATCAAGTAGTCACTTAGACGGGTATACCACATCCGCCCAGATTGCTTTAGTCCGTAAAGTGAGCGTTTCAACCTGATTGCAAACGCACTCTGTGGTTTAGAGTCACTTGATTTGGGCAATTGAAGGCCATCAGAcactttcatatatatctctgaatctagatccccatagagatatgctgtaaccacatccataagctgcatgtccAGTCCTtcggaaactaccaaactaGCAAGGTAGCGAAACATTATGACGTCCATTACGGGAGAGTATGTCTCCTCGTAGTCAATTCCAGGGCGTTGTTAGAAACTTTGCGCCACAAGGCGAGCCTTGTACCTTAGGACTTTGTTCTTCTCATTACGCTTTCTGACAAAAACCCCATTTATGTCCTACAGGCTTTACACTTGGTGGGGTTAGCACCCGGACCAAATACCTGTCTTTTTGCCAGTGAATCTAATTCTACCTGGATTGCGTCTTTCCATTTAGGCCAATCTGCTCTTTGTTGACATTCTACAACAGAGCGTGGTTCGATATCATCATGATCTATTATTTCATGAGCAAAGTTATATGCAAATGCATCATCAATGTGTATGGAAGATCTTTCCATCAACTCATGTGCACTCTCATaattcattgagatttctttgttctttggAATCATACCAAACATCGGAGCGTCCTCCAGtaatgattcatggacataactATAATCAGAGATAATCTCATGAGAGGGATTCTCCACATCGATGATTAATGGATCTGGTTGTGCCTTAGTCGCCCTTTTCTTCCTTGGGCGAGTATCAGTCGAAGCAAGTGGCCTCCCCTTCTTCCTTTGAGGAGCCACGGCCTCAACCACACCTCCACTAAGTGTGGTTGCAGTGCCTCCTACTACGGCACCATGCCCATTGTTTAGGGACTTCTAACCTTGCAGGCATATTTGCAGCTGGTATATGTGATCTTGTCACTTTAGCGATATCAGAAAACGCATCAGGCATCGAATCTGCTACGTTCTGAAGATCGATTATTCTTTTCACTTCACTTTCACATTGTGGAGTGCGGGGATCAAAATGAGATTGAGTGGGGACAAACCATGATAATTCCTGTCGTTCCCTTTGAAAATCCTttttcttatctccccctaacgacgggaagactgtatcatcaaagtgacaatccaCAAATCTAGCGGTAAAACGATCGCCTGTCAAAGGTTCCAAATAGCAAATAATTGTTGGGGATTCATATCCAACATAAATACCTAGTCGTCTCTGGGGACCCATTTTTGTGCGTTGTGGGGGCGCAATAGGCACATATACAGCACAACCAaatatgcgtaagtgtgaaatgtcAGGCTCATATCCAGTAATCAACTAGTACGCAAAAAATGGTTGGCTAGCAGTAGGTCTTAAACGAATAAGCAAGGCTACgtgcaatattgcataaccCCATGCACTTATAGGTAAATTAGTGCGCATAACAAGTGCCCTAGCCACCATCTGTAATCTTTTGATGGTGGCTTCAGCGAGACCATTTTGTGTATGCACATGGGGAACATGATGCTCTacatcgatcccaatagacatgcaataatcatcaaatgCTTTTGATGTAAACTCTCCAGCGTTATCAAGCCTTATAGACTTAATAGGGTGATTAGTgtggtgagcccttaaacGAATAATTTGTGCTAGAAGTTTtgcaaatgcagcgtttcgTGTGGACAATAATGCAACATGTGACCAGCGAGTTGAAGCATCCACCAGAACCATAAAATACTTAAATGGCCCGTATTCTGGAtggataggtccacaaatatcACCTTGTATCCTTTGTAAGAATAGAATATTTTGTTTAGTATCTTTAGCATAGGAATGTCTCGATCCTGTTTTTGCCAAAGAAcaggctttgcaaaatgactgATGTGCCTTGGAAATAGTCATTGAGGCAGAGGGAGGGAACACTTCTATTACTTTAGAAGGTAATAACTGCATTGGAGCAGTGTAACGAGCACTGTGCATTGTATTTGGTTGATGTCCCCTTTTATTTTTCCCTCGAAAGAAAGGATGTCCGTGTGAATTCTTTAAAATATGGACCATCATGTCCCGACCAGGATGTCCTAATCGGTCATGCCAAAGCCTGTATAAGTTAGTGTCCCaaatttcatcattggtgACAGCATAGGATTCAATAATCCGAATGGTAGTAAGATATAGTCCATTGTcttgactcttcatcttctctaaaacGCATGTACGTCCACATTCAAGAGAAGTAAGACACAAATATTCACTTGCATTCTCACAGTAAGTGTTCAGATGATAACCGTTGGTGCGAATATCTTTGAAGCTTAACAAGGTTCAAGGGGCTCTAGGTGCATATAGAGCATTGGTGATTTTTAACAATGTGCCATTTGGCAAGAAAAATTGGGCAGTTCCTCGCCCTTTTACTATTTGGTCCGATCCAGTCATAGTAGACAAACATGAATTATAAGGAATTAATTCAACAAATAATTGTCGATTCCTTAATATAGTGTGGGTAGTCGCACAATCTGCTAAACACTCTATTTCTCCTCGATTCATTCCtacaattaaattttgatatgatcattaaatatatatctcatatgCAGTAGTCTTCTATTGTAGGTCGAATGATATACTTTtcattccaattttttttatatggatGTATTGCTTTACATCATTAATAGTGCTATTTCCGAACTATgtataataattttaaaaaacttGAGCAACCTCAAATACTTCAgaataaaatctgaaaatttattaataatcCAACAGtaatcaaaataagtctcATACATAGAAATCCAATTTCAACAAATCATTATTGACAAAATAAACTTTAAGACCAAACTAATAGTCTAATTAAAATAAGGCATTACGCCTTCACACTCAACTtggaaataaatgaaaaaaaaattaatcaaaatctgGAGTATCACATGACTTGGCATGGTCCATCTTGCCATTAAAGTCTGAGATTGTGAGGTTGACATTAGGTTCAGGaccttcttcctctatatagtGAGCCTCTTGTTCTCTAGACTCTCTATACCTCTTGTAATTGGCTGCGACTCTGTTACTTGCATGGCAGTTCTTATACCAATGAGCAGTGTCTCCACACCTATAGTAAGGTTCATTTCCAACTCTTTCCCTTTTTTCTTGGGGGTTTTTTGGTGCCTTTTGCACTTTGTGACCACTAGGTCCAGTGCCACCATGGCCACTAGAACCTGTACCACCATCTCTGCGCCATATATTGGGAGGACGTCCACGGCCCATTCCATGGCCCATACTACGGCCTCCATATCCTTTTCCACGTGGGGTATTGCCCCCACGTGTGTAAGGGTCAGTACGTCCAATCCCCTTTACTTTAGAGTTCTTTCCATCTTTCACCTTGCCATAGTTAGCCTCGGGAATTTTCTTTGTCCC encodes:
- the LOC126787153 gene encoding uncharacterized protein LOC126787153, with amino-acid sequence MFLRRHIDQSLVWEYLQLKTPKELWDALKGRFGNIHDTLLPELTVQWNEICLLDYKRVNDFNSDMLRLKAHLNFCGKELTEDDMIQKTLSTFPTSAFILANQYRLEYDNKRITTFHKLISMLQVSERHDQVLLNNNVRPIGTKKIPEANYGKVKDGKNSKVKGIGRTDPYTRGGNTPRGKGYGGRSMGHGMGRGRPPNIWRRDGGTGSSGHGGTGPSGHKVQKAPKNPQEKRERVGNEPYYRCGDTAHWYKNCHASNRVAANYKRYRESREQEAHYIEEEGPEPNVNLTISDFNGKMDHAKSCDTPDFD